The following proteins come from a genomic window of Streptomyces sp. GS7:
- a CDS encoding putative immunity protein: MILPKVRDPRFVTIRRGGTLTDADHHLLALWAASCAEHVLDLFESARPEDPRPRQAIEHARAWVRGEVKMMQARAAGGHAMGAARDLRGAARHAAYAAGQAAVVAHVGAHELGAAAYAIKAARAAAPEGEGEAARRLECQWQRGRLPEAIRELVIDDQRRRNDICWSVFDC, encoded by the coding sequence ATGATCCTCCCGAAGGTCCGGGACCCTCGCTTCGTGACCATCCGCCGCGGTGGGACCCTCACCGATGCGGATCACCATCTCCTGGCTCTTTGGGCTGCATCGTGCGCGGAGCACGTCCTTGACCTCTTCGAGTCGGCCCGGCCCGAGGACCCACGGCCGCGTCAAGCGATCGAGCATGCTCGCGCCTGGGTACGTGGCGAGGTCAAGATGATGCAGGCTCGCGCGGCGGGCGGCCATGCAATGGGCGCAGCGCGAGACCTGCGTGGCGCAGCACGGCATGCTGCGTACGCCGCCGGGCAGGCCGCGGTCGTCGCACACGTCGGCGCGCACGAACTCGGCGCGGCCGCGTATGCGATCAAGGCCGCACGTGCGGCCGCACCGGAAGGCGAGGGCGAGGCCGCACGGCGTCTTGAGTGCCAGTGGCAGCGTGGCCGGCTCCCAGAGGCGATTCGCGAGCTTGTCATCGACGACCAGCGACGGCGGAACGACATCTGCTGGTCGGTGTTCGACTGCTGA